The following proteins are co-located in the Micromonospora coriariae genome:
- a CDS encoding response regulator transcription factor: MEGRVLVVEDDASIREVTALGLRRAGFRVDTAVDGRQALAAWRARPVDLIVLDVMLPGLDGLEVCREIRRSSQVPILMLTARTDTLDVVVGLECGADDYLRKPFDLPELVARVRSVLRRASAPVTSSIIEVGGLEIDPGSFVVRRDGREVALTATEFRLLLELARRPGQVFTRELLLDLVWNHSFLGDSRLVDVAVQRLRAKVEDDPAHPRLVRTVRGAGYKLSTG; the protein is encoded by the coding sequence ATGGAGGGCCGCGTGCTGGTGGTCGAGGACGATGCCTCCATCCGGGAGGTCACCGCCCTCGGTCTGCGCCGCGCCGGCTTCCGGGTCGACACCGCCGTCGACGGGCGGCAGGCCCTCGCGGCGTGGCGGGCCCGCCCGGTCGATCTGATCGTGCTCGACGTCATGCTGCCCGGTCTGGACGGCTTGGAGGTCTGCCGGGAGATCCGGCGCAGCAGCCAGGTGCCGATCCTGATGCTGACCGCGCGCACCGACACGCTCGACGTGGTGGTCGGGCTGGAGTGCGGAGCGGACGACTACCTGCGCAAGCCGTTCGACCTGCCTGAACTGGTGGCCCGGGTTCGCTCGGTGCTGCGCCGGGCGAGCGCGCCGGTCACGTCGAGCATCATCGAGGTCGGCGGCCTGGAGATCGACCCGGGCAGCTTCGTGGTCCGGCGGGACGGCCGGGAGGTGGCGCTGACCGCCACCGAGTTCCGCCTGCTGCTGGAGTTGGCCCGCCGCCCCGGGCAGGTCTTCACCCGGGAACTGCTGCTGGATCTGGTCTGGAACCACAGCTTTCTGGGCGACTCGCGGCTGGTCGACGTGGCGGTGCAGCGGCTGCGCGCCAAGGTCGAGGACGACCCGGCGCACCCTCGGCTGGTACGCACAGTCCGCGGCGCCGGCTACAAGCTCTCCACGGGCTGA
- a CDS encoding sensor histidine kinase codes for MAGRAVPPGRLRRRLTIAFVLVAGVSAGLLAGGTGLLLRQSWLDASLHQAAADARYQLVLAGQFLPLSDQRSTELLTSFEGSGRHVVLVDGPARPSHPSYAPTLGTRLRATVADGQLGYQRSAPAERPRLLVVGGRIPGSTAELYVITVEDDIAADLGQLRTALLAGWVLVVLLAAGVGHLLARRTLEPVGRASRAARALTEGLLATRLPVRGRDEFSVWAASFNEMAEALESKIAALSAAQARERRFTADVAHELRTPVTALVAAASLLREHLDQLPDDARPAARLLVGDVVRLRRLVEDLMEISRLDAGQERPTMEPVDAPALLRGIVAARGWSERVLVIGDPVALRTDPRRLERVLANLVANAVEHGGGEIRATVAGEGPLVVFEVTDQGPGIPPEHLPRLFDRFHKVDPSRSAPGSGLGLAIAREHAVLLGGVLTAHSEPGVGSRFRLELPAPGPARSREGAPRQIEHPDDQASARPPGGGRAARTAPSGGAG; via the coding sequence ATGGCCGGACGCGCGGTACCCCCGGGCCGGCTGCGGCGCCGGCTGACGATCGCCTTCGTGCTGGTCGCCGGGGTCTCCGCCGGCCTGCTCGCCGGGGGCACGGGGCTGCTGCTGCGGCAGTCCTGGTTGGACGCCTCACTGCACCAGGCCGCCGCCGACGCCCGCTACCAACTCGTCCTCGCCGGACAGTTCCTGCCGTTGTCCGACCAGCGCAGCACCGAACTGCTCACCAGTTTCGAGGGCAGCGGCCGGCACGTGGTGCTCGTCGACGGTCCAGCGCGCCCCTCGCACCCGTCGTACGCCCCGACGCTCGGCACCCGGCTGCGGGCCACTGTCGCGGACGGGCAGCTCGGCTACCAGCGGTCCGCGCCAGCGGAGCGCCCACGGTTGCTGGTGGTCGGCGGACGCATCCCCGGCTCGACCGCCGAGCTGTACGTGATCACCGTCGAGGACGACATCGCCGCCGACCTGGGTCAGCTGCGCACCGCGCTGCTGGCCGGCTGGGTGCTGGTGGTGCTGCTCGCCGCCGGGGTGGGACACCTGCTGGCCCGCCGCACGCTGGAGCCGGTGGGACGGGCCAGCCGGGCCGCCCGGGCGCTCACCGAGGGCCTGCTCGCCACCCGTCTGCCGGTACGCGGGCGGGACGAGTTCAGCGTCTGGGCGGCGTCGTTCAACGAGATGGCCGAGGCGCTGGAGTCGAAGATCGCCGCGCTCTCCGCGGCGCAGGCACGGGAGCGGCGGTTCACCGCCGACGTCGCGCACGAGCTGCGTACCCCGGTCACCGCCCTGGTGGCCGCGGCCTCGTTGCTGCGCGAGCACCTGGACCAGCTGCCCGACGACGCCCGACCGGCCGCACGGCTGCTGGTCGGTGACGTGGTCCGGCTTCGCCGGCTGGTCGAGGACCTGATGGAGATCTCCCGGCTGGATGCCGGCCAGGAGCGGCCGACCATGGAGCCGGTGGACGCGCCGGCGCTCCTGCGCGGGATCGTCGCGGCACGCGGCTGGTCGGAGCGGGTGCTGGTCATTGGTGATCCGGTCGCGCTGCGCACCGACCCGCGCCGGCTGGAACGGGTGCTGGCCAACCTCGTCGCGAACGCGGTCGAGCACGGCGGCGGCGAGATCCGGGCCACCGTGGCCGGGGAAGGCCCGCTGGTCGTCTTCGAGGTCACCGACCAGGGACCGGGCATCCCGCCCGAGCACCTGCCCCGCCTGTTCGACCGGTTCCACAAGGTCGACCCGTCCCGTTCGGCGCCGGGCAGTGGGCTGGGGCTGGCCATCGCCCGGGAACACGCCGTCCTGCTCGGTGGGGTGCTGACCGCGCACAGCGAGCCGGGCGTGGGCAGCCGATTCCGGTTGGAGCTGCCCGCCCCGGGCCCCGCCCGGTCGCGCGAGGGCGCCCCGCGCCAGATCGAGCACCCCGACGACCAGGCCTCGGCGCGTCCGCCCGGTGGCGGGCGCGCGGCCCGCACCGCGCCGTCGGGCGGTGCGGGGTGA
- a CDS encoding Gmad2 immunoglobulin-like domain-containing protein, giving the protein MSPRSAARLAAPVLIAAVLVGGCGTPRSGVLGPAPTAAPSSAPAPTERPDPTPTPSAEPRPSRTGTPTLPPAPSATGTRPRAATVTIELWYVRSGRLVPTHRTRPATVATSRLALTELAAGPTPAEAATGLATLLPTGVEVTRITDGVATLGTVPSTGDRVERRLREAQVVWTLTQFPTVRQVRFGGGGPVGRADYADLLPPIVVSGPRVGERVTAPLTVTGTADVFEATVSVRVLDAAGREVATGFGTASCGSGCRGGYRVVVGWHTAREQRGTIEVYEVSARDGSRINTVVVPVLLAPSGG; this is encoded by the coding sequence GTGAGCCCGCGGAGTGCTGCCCGGCTGGCGGCGCCGGTGCTCATCGCCGCGGTGCTCGTCGGCGGGTGCGGCACCCCACGGTCCGGCGTCCTCGGGCCCGCGCCCACCGCCGCGCCGTCGAGCGCCCCCGCGCCCACCGAACGTCCCGACCCGACCCCCACGCCATCCGCGGAACCGCGACCGTCGCGCACCGGCACCCCGACCCTCCCGCCGGCGCCGTCCGCCACCGGTACGCGCCCCCGGGCGGCCACGGTGACCATCGAGCTGTGGTACGTCCGTTCCGGCCGGCTCGTCCCGACCCACCGGACCCGGCCGGCCACAGTGGCGACGTCCCGGCTGGCGCTGACCGAGCTGGCCGCCGGGCCCACGCCGGCGGAGGCCGCGACCGGGCTGGCCACCCTCCTGCCGACCGGCGTCGAGGTGACCCGGATCACCGACGGCGTGGCGACGCTCGGGACCGTCCCGTCCACCGGCGACCGGGTGGAGCGCCGGCTGCGCGAGGCACAGGTGGTGTGGACCCTCACCCAGTTCCCCACCGTGCGGCAGGTCCGCTTCGGCGGGGGCGGCCCGGTCGGCCGGGCCGACTACGCGGATCTCCTACCGCCGATCGTGGTCTCCGGCCCGCGTGTCGGCGAACGCGTCACCGCCCCGCTCACCGTCACCGGCACCGCCGACGTGTTCGAGGCCACGGTGAGCGTCCGGGTCCTGGACGCCGCCGGCCGGGAGGTGGCCACCGGCTTCGGCACCGCGAGCTGCGGGAGCGGCTGCCGGGGCGGGTACCGGGTGGTGGTCGGCTGGCACACGGCCCGCGAGCAGCGCGGGACCATCGAGGTGTACGAGGTGTCCGCCCGGGACGGTTCCCGGATCAACACGGTCGTCGTCCCGGTGCTCCTCGCCCCTTCCGGAGGCTGA